The nucleotide sequence TGAGATGCATCTCCCTAGCCTCAAGAATATATTTGTTGAAAACCTCATAGTTGTTATTCAGAAGATATCACACTTAACCAATTCTCTTTGGAAGCCCCTAACCCAAGTGTTGGGTGGTAGCTGCTCAAGCCATTTGTATGCTTCTAGGCTGATGGCCTTCATTTCCTCCACGCTTTCAGCCCACAGTTCTGGTGTTGTGCTCCTTGCACACTTCCACAACTGGTTCTTAAGAACATCtcctttgtgtgtttgctaaatttTTTGCCATATATGCCTAACACAGTGTCTGTGCTCTGCATCAGGAAAGTGCTGCCTCACTCCCTTGATCAGTCCCTTTTGTTTGTATGACATTATAGTCCATGGATCTGTGTTTACAATTCTCAAGTCACTCTTCAGATTTGACAGAAACCATTTCCATGTGTCAGTGTTCTCTACCTCAACAACTGCAAAAGCTAGAGGGTAAATGCAATCATTAGGATCCATGCCAACAGCACACAGCATAACACCTCCATACTTTGTCTTCAGGTGGCATCCATCCAAACAAATGACAGGCCTACAAGCTTGCATGAAACCCCTTTTGCAGGCATCCAGGGAGAAATAACAACTTCCAAGTATGCCATCACTAACACCCACATAGAAATAACTGCCTGGGTTTGATCTTCTGAATTCTTGTGCATAATCCCACATGCTGTTGTACTGCTCTAGCTCATCTCCTTCAATGACTTTCTTCACTAGCCTCTTAGCCCTTCTGAGCTTGCTCCTTGTTGTTGTCATGTTCCAATCTTTCTGAACCACCCTTGCAAAAAAATTCATATTCATGTTTTCATCTGCTCTGAAAGAATCAACATATTTTCCAGCCATAAAAGGAGCAGCGAATGACTTAACACACCATTTCTTTATGCATGTATGCTTTGGGTTGTATTTTTTTTATCATGAAGCAGTTGATTCTCCCATCAAATGATGCATACAAGGTCCAAGGGCACCCATCTTCACAAATGGCATTGAGTCTTTTCCTATCATTTCTGGGGCTCTCCTGACAACTATACTCCTTGATAGTTTTCCTCAGGAACTCAACAGATCCAAAGGTCTGGCCAACACGAAATTGTGGTTTAGTGAGGTCTTCCTCTCTAAAATTTTGAAATTCAGCTTCACCTTATCTTCATCAGAAGAAGGCAGACACATATCCACATCTTCAGTAGGATCATTATGTTCTTCTTTCAATGCTACACCTTTACCTTTCTCACAATCAACATTTCTGgcaaataattcatcatcatctTCAAGATCAATGTCTGAATCAACAAGTTGAGGATTGTATTCTTCATCTGAACCATGGATTACTAAATCACCAACCGCATCTGTTGCATCCATGTTCAAAAACCTACAGGATCTTCTGGCCCTAAACCCAAACTGAGATGAAAGGTAAGTAGTTCCTGGCTGGGGTGGACTTGGTATGAAATCATCATCTTCTGACTCTGCTCCACTTTCTGACTCTGCTTCATCTAGGTCATGCTCATGCTCTTGATCATGCTGAGGCAGCTCATGTTCCACTTGAGGCAGCTCAGCCTGCTCCTGTTCCACTAGAGTGAGCTCAGCCTGCTCCTCTTGCTGCTGTTGTGGCTGCTCCTTTTGCTGCTGGTGTGCATTCTCCTTCTTGGGCCTAATGCCACTGAACCTGGCAACTGGAGGATCCTCATCATCAGAGTGAACAGGAACAGGAGAAATAAATGATCTCATGCTCTCATCATGATCAAGGAAAATCCGTTGGAAGTGGTTGCCATTCAGAGCCCAATCCTTCATGTTTTCTGTCATAGTGTTGTCCCCTAACTTAATATCTCTTAATCCATTCTTGTAGACTATCAACCCAGGAACACACCAATAAGCCCTGATCCTGCCCTCAAACTCATATCCAATTTCCTCCACTAGGCTGGCAACAACATTATATGTCCAATTATCTATGTCATGGTAATCATACCAAATGGAGTGACCTTTGTGATAATCCCTATGCTTGCCAGCACAAAGAAAATAGCCAACATGTATGACCTCAACAGAGAAGTGGTTGCTTAAGGGTCCTGCAAAACAATCAAAGTGAAAAAAGTTCAGACATTTCAGACAAAGGCAAGTACAAAGAGGTTCAGACAGTACAGAATTCAGAATTTTCAGTAACAAAAGCAGAGATTCCTGGCCTCCAATTAACAAATGTATGATCTTACAGGTCATAAAGCAACCATTTTTGGTAAATCAAAGCTAATGTAATTGCAAATTAAAAGCAGGTCACACCAAATGAACTCTGACACTGAAATCAACCTTTACTGCTTAAACCCTAGGCCCCTGGACCCATGACAAATTGGGGGAGAAAGAACCCTAACCACTCCAGGTCTCTACAACAACTGTGAACCCCCCATACTAACACAGGACGCAACACTATTTTTGGCCtgccactaagttcatcaagaacAGCTAAAACCCTACCATCCACACCCAATCCGCCGGAAAGTACAAGAAAAGCCCAAACCCTAGCTCGTACGCACAATTGATCCCACCAGGAACTGTTTACCGGAGCTAAATTCTACAGATCAAGCACCGGAGCTACTGGCGACGGCGACGTACCATACAGGGGCGGCAAGGCATCATCACGACGACGCGTAGGAGCAAGAGGAACGTCGCGCAGGCCCCTCCCGAACAGTGCGGACGGCGGCGGCTCGACGTCCGACGACGTGCTCATCGAGCCGTCTTCAACGCCGACGAGCTCGAGGACCTCGGCAGTGACGACGAGCAGAGAGGGTGCGGGAGGAGAGGAAGACAGCGAGCGGGTGCGGGAGGAGAAGGAGACAGCGAGCTGGTGCGGTCCGACTAGGTGGCTGGGATTTATGGTGATGCCTTTTTGCAAAAAAAACTCGGATGGACTACTATTGACCCTAGGCTCGACCAGGTGGCTGTTAAAGCCGAGCTGGCGGGCGCTGACTCAGCCAAGTCAGCGAATACGTAGACGAAATCGTACATACGGACCAAAGTGAACCCCTAGCGCAAGTATTTGGACCGTAATTCAGGTATTTTGAAGTAGTGGTGCTAAAGTGTCACCCGGCTCAAGTTATGTGACCTTGAGTGAATTTTTCTCTTAATAATATCATCCATCCCAAGTCTTTTCCACGCATCCCTGGCTTTGACCAGCTGACTGTACAGAGAGTAGTTCAAGGTCAAGGAGTGGTGCCTGTACTGTGTCAGTAGGCAGTACCTTTCGTCGGATCGTAACTCGTAAGCATGGCAGCATGCTCAGCCCTCTCTGCGGCGACCCTTCCCTCGGCCGCGCCGCCGGTCAGCAGACGGCGAGCGACAGCGTCGCCGGGGCTTCCCGGCAAGCGCGTCTCCGGCGCTGTGCGGTGTAGCGCTGCTCCAGGCGGACTCGGGATCTCGGGGAAGAGTGAGTTATCTGTTTTCGAGTTTTAGCGAGGATCCGATCCTCGTTTCAGACTTCCTTCGTAGCCTGATGTGTTTTTTCCCCTCCGATTGGCGGGTGGCAGTGGCCGAGCTGTGGCAGGCAGCGAGGAGTGCGTCTCCGGGGACCGTTCTCGCCGCCGTGGCTGCCGCGGCGGTGGTCTACAAGGTGGCGTCTGGCCTCCtcaccccgccgcctccgccgccgcgacGACGGCAGGAGGTGGCTGATGAGGCGCTGCCACCAGCTCCGGAGCCAGTGCAAGTGGGGGAGATCACGGCGGATGAGCTGCGGCAGTACGACGGGTCTGACCCCGAGAAGCCTCTTCTCATGGCCATCAAGGGGCAGATCTACGACGTCTCCCAGAGCAGGTCGATTTCCTTAGCCCCGTCTCATATACACCTCCAATTCGGCTCTGTTCCTTTGAATTCAGACTATCAGCTGTGACCACCAAATCAATTACTCCTTCAGAACTCGGTTGTAATCACTGATCAGTGGTATCACTTGTTACTAGTACAAACGAAGTTCTCTAGAAAATACTCTCTGAAGTGAAAACATTCTTCTTGGTCTCGAAGAGCTGATAGCCTATACCTGGAAGCAAATGAATTGTTCTTCTATGCTAGGTCTAGTAGTATTCCAAATTCAAAGGCAGTATTTTTGAAGAGTCATAGGCAGTTGTGCAATAAGAGAATTAATAAACACATTGACCTGAGTTGATATTTTATTCTGGACTATGGGAACTGCAGTGACTTTCTTTGGCAAGCCTAAGTGTCTAGCAAAGAAAGGTGTAAATGATTTCGGTGTTAGTAGCTATTAGACCAGTTGTTCATGAGATATTTGACTGACATTCAGATATGCATATAAAATGTATATGCTGCAAATAGACTTCTGGAGCTTCTCAATTCTGATGCCTAGCATAGAGCATTTCTGCTGTTGGTATGTTTGGAGCCGACGTGGGTTCAATTGTTCAAAGCTAATCTACATGGTGTATTTAGAGGTTGTATGTTCAAGTTCACTTATTCATTACTGTTTCATATATATATTATTATCTTTATACGTACCTGTAAAATACGATCACAAGTTAACAAATTTTAATAGTACTATCATTTGAGTTGATGGCTTGAGGCTCGTGAGAACTATGATAAACTGATACTATCAAACAGGGAATCTCACACCTAATTACCTGGACTATATTTTTGCAGTGCATCAGCAAGGTTAGAACTTCGTTATATATAGTGTATAAACCTTGCTGAGTTGTTCTTTATGGACTGTAACTTTTGGAAACTCCCTCCAATTCAAATCGCATGAAAACATCATTTGTTTTTCTCTTCTGGTGTACAGTAAGATGACGCATATCCCTTCTCCAAGACATTAGTCTTAATTCTCTTGATCCAAAGTTTTCAACTCAACCTTTTGCCATCAAAGATGAAATTGCTAATTTGCTATATGTACTACCACATAGCGTTGTACATTGATCTTCATCACTTTTGGCTGTTGCTGATTTGATTTGTTGCTTTGCAGAATGTTCTATGGGCCTGGTGGACCATATGCATTGTTTGCTGGTAAAGATGCCAGTAGGGCATTGGCAAAGATGTCCTTTGAGCCACAAGATCTGACAGGTGATGTATCTGGCCTTGGTCCATTTGAGCTTAGTGCCCTGCAGGACTGGGAGTACAAGTTCACCAGCAAGTATGTGAAAGTAGGAAGCATCAAAGGAACAGGACCCGTAGAAGAAGGTAATGTTAGCACTACCTCTGAAATACAGGAGGAAGCTGCTGCGGTGAAACTGAATGGAGAGAAAGCACCATGAGGCACTACTGTACATAATTGACCCTGAATTTCGACGAGATATACTGTATAGCTTTGGATCCAAAGAGAGTCAGAAACTGGATGCCTCCTAGCTGCTACAGTGCTGTTACCTAGTACATGCTATCTGGAGTGTAATTCACAGATATACTGTATAGCTTTGTCTGACTAGAAGCTGAAGTGTAATGTTAAGTATCGAATGACTGAATTAGAGGATTAGAAGAGTATGATGCCTCCTTGTTGCACTCCACAAGATAATGCTGTTGATTTTCCTTTGTCAAGTAGTACATGCTTCCATGTTATTAGTTGGATCCCTTCATAGTCAATGCTCAATCAAAACAAGTATATATATCCCACTTGGTTTATACCTCATGGTGGGCAAAATCAATGTCATTTATATTGAACAAAAGTCACAGAAAATTCTAAGTACATTAGCTGTTCACCTAACCTAACTGACATGAAAAGAAAAACAGTGAAATGATAACGTACATGTCAAGTGCCGAATTTCAGTTAGACAACGCGTGGCCAACTAACCTAAAGGAACTTTTTGTTAATCCCAGCCTCATAGCTTATGTCACGAACGAGTTCATGTACTAGTCAACTGCGTTTAGCGCACTTGTTCCGTTGCATAGGAAGTTGATGCCAGCTTGTCTTTTGCCTTTTCTCATGGCCTTCTTTGCTGAGATGAGGCATGACAAAACTGACACACAAGAGCAAAACTGACACACAAGAGCATATTCTTTTTGGGGTTCAGTTTATGATACCTCCAAGCGATAATCCTTTTGTTCTTGAGAGAACATGAAGACAAACTATAAATTGCCAGTTTGGGATGCATGGATTGTAGCGGGATTTTGCATGATTTAACATGAAGGCAGTAAATTTGGAGAAACGTTGAGGCTTTTTTGTTTGAAGTGGTAAATGACAAGCTAACACCAACGCTGTACTATGGAAAAGATGTCTGAACCAGTGGAAGCCAAAGGACAGTAGTAGAATTTAAGCATGAGCAGCAGTACCGGTAGAAGATAAGCCTCGCCCATTGGAAAATGCTTCTTGACGAGGAAGGATCTCTTGACTTTTTTGTGTGTGGTGCGTGATCTCTTGACTTATCTTTTTTTCCAAACCGTCTCTACTTTCACAAATTAAGCTTGGTCTAACACCACCCTAACACTCTACCTTAAACGCACAGGAAACACAGCTATTTCCGCATAAAGAAGACGTCAAAGTCAAATGTGTGGAAGGACTGAAGTACatttttcttcatatttttctgaggTTCTGACGGCAGCGCAAGAAATTTCACATTAAGTTCGTCACTTTGAACATGTCAATGCAAATGTTTGAGATTTTTCAGCACGCATGGCAACCATGGAGAAAACATCATAAAATTCAAAAGGTTCAAATTTTAAGAAACATCAAGACAAGTGAAAAAAAACATGATTCTAAAAGTAGTAGGAGATACCataaaattctacaaaaatagagGAAGATTGCAAATGCCTTTTAGTAACACAACATTGAAGGAAAACTAGAAATAGGAAAACATtactattattatttatttttgaaTATTCAAACGAACAAAAAAAGTATCCCGAAAATTATGATGCAAAAGCAATACCGAACTACTTTATTCAATGAACCGGAAAGAGCATTGCCTTTCCTTCTAGACCAAAAAGAGATGATATGTAGCATGATGCGTTTTTTCAAAACCCTATAAACGATCCAAAACCAACAAAAAAATAGCCAATACCCTCACTCGGTTGGGCATGGCCACAAGCCATGTCCCTTTGCTTGTTCCAATCGAAGGCCAACGTCGCCACCTCAAAATGCGTGAGACGATATTACTAAAGATGCATCGGTTTCACTCGTTTCAAAGATTCCAAATCATGTAGAGCACCCTACCACTCTGATGGCAATAATATCTCTTTCGAGGTTGTAGAAATCATCAAATCCTACCACTCCCAAGATTCCCATGGAGGGGACATAGAAGGGATATGCACATGGTTAACCATAATAGTGTGCCTCTGGTCATGTGCACAATGGTTCCAGGCTCCCCTAGGCAAAGTTAGAATCTGAGATCATGCAGGCGACCACAGATGGAAAGCATATCAATGGTCAGGATTTAACCATAGAGCACTATAACTAAGAAAATAGCTTGTATAGGGATTAACATGCCCAGATAAAACCTTCGACGGggagaactgttggaaatatgccctagaggtaataataaaatggttattattatatttccttgttcatgataattgtctattgttcatgctataattgtattaactggaaaccgtaatacatgtgtgaatacatagaccacaacatgtccctagtgagcctctagttgactagctcgttgatcaatagatggttatggtttcctgaccatggacattggatgtcattgataacgggatcacatcattaggagaatgatgtgatggacaagacccaatcctaagcataacacaagatcgtgtagttcgtttgctaaaagcttttctaatgttgtgacgcccccgattcaatcgtacactaatcatgcacgcaaatgtgtacgatcaagatcagggactcacgggaagatatcacaacacaactctaaaacataaataagtcatacaagcatcataatacaagccaggggcctcgaaggctcgaatacaagtgctcgatcatagacgagtcagcggaagcaacaatatctgagtacagacataagttaaacaagtttgccttaagaaggctagcacaaactgggatacagatcgaaagaggcgcaggcctcctgcctgggatcctcctaaactactcctggtcgtcgtcagcggctgcacatagtagtaggcacctccagtgtagtaggggtcgtcgtcgacggtggcgtctggctcctggactccagcatctggttgcgacaaccagaaagaaggaaagggAGAAAAAagaggggagaaagcaaccgtgagtactcatccaaagtactcgcaagcaagaaactacactacatatgcatgggtatatgtgtaaggaggccatatcagtggactgaactgcagaatgccagaataaaagggggatagctagtcctatcgaagactatgcttctggcagcctccgtcttgcagcatgtagaagagagtagattgaagtcctccaagtagcatctccaagtagcatctccagtagcatcgcatagcataatcccacccggcgatcctcccctcgtctccctgtggaaaagcgataaccgggttgtctgtggaacttggaagggtatgttttattaagtatccggttctagttgtcataaggtcaaggtacaactccgggtcgtccttttactgagggacacggctattcgaatagataaacttccctgcaggggtgcaccacataacccaacacgctcgatcccatttggccggacacactttcctgggtcatgcccggcctcggaagatcaacacgtcgcagccccacctaggcctaacagagaggtcagcacgccggtctaactcctatggcgcaggggtctgggcccatcgcccattgcacacctgcatgttgcgagggcggccgaaagcagaactagcccccttaatacaagagcaggcttacgttccaatccggcgcgcgccgctcagtcgctaacgtctagaaggcttcggctgataccacgacgccgggatacccataactactcccgcgtagatggttagtgcgtatagaccaaatggccagactcagatcaaataccaagatctcgttaagcgtgttaagtatccgcgaacgccgaacagggccaggcccacctgtctcctaggtggtctcaacttgccctgtcgctccgccacaaagtaacagtcgggggccgtcgggaacccaggcccgcctctaccgggatggagccacctgccctttcagccccctcattagaatcacttgcgggtactcaatgagctgacccggctttagtcaccatctgtatagtatgtatgtatagtatagtatatacccgtgatcacctcccaagtgatcacagcccgatagtatagcaaggcagactgacaagaatgtagggccaatgatgataaactagcatcctatactaagcatttaggattgcaggtaaggtatcaacagatgtagcaacaatgtcaggctatgcatcagaataggatcaacggaaagcagtaacatgctacactactctaatgcaagcagtatagaggagaataggcgatatctggtgatcaaggggggggggcttgcctggttgctcaaacaagaaggaggggtcgtcggtgacgtagtcgtccacaggggcatcaacatcgtcacggggtctaccggagagaagaggggggagaaacagtaaatacatagcaagcaagtgcataacaggacaataaGCAGAGTtagacgtgttctaacacggtatgaggtgataccggcgaaggggggaaacatccgggaaagtatccccggtgttt is from Triticum aestivum cultivar Chinese Spring chromosome 1B, IWGSC CS RefSeq v2.1, whole genome shotgun sequence and encodes:
- the LOC123123295 gene encoding membrane steroid-binding protein 2; amino-acid sequence: MAACSALSAATLPSAAPPVSRRRATASPGLPGKRVSGAVRCSAAPGGLGISGKMAELWQAARSASPGTVLAAVAAAAVVYKVASGLLTPPPPPPRRRQEVADEALPPAPEPVQVGEITADELRQYDGSDPEKPLLMAIKGQIYDVSQSRMFYGPGGPYALFAGKDASRALAKMSFEPQDLTGDVSGLGPFELSALQDWEYKFTSKYVKVGSIKGTGPVEEGNVSTTSEIQEEAAAVKLNGEKAP